One Nitrospira sp. genomic window, TTGGTCGGATCATCCGGCGCGATCGGGGTAGTCGCAGTCCGGCCGAAGGACCCGGGACTCTTGCTGGACCCCGAGCAACTGCACTTGCTTGAATCTCTGGTGAATCAGGTGGCGCTGGCGATTGAGCGGACGCGCCTGTCGGAGGAGGCGCAGCACGCCCACATGCGCGCCGAAACGGAGCGCATGCGGAACGCTATTCTCAGCTCGGTGTCTCACGACCTGAGGACCCCGCTGGCTACCATCACCGGCGCTGCCAGTAGCTTGGCGGAAGAGCAGAGGGAACTCGACCCCGCCGCTCGGCGTGAGCTCTCTCGGTCCATTTATCGAGAGGCTGATCGTCTTGATCGTTTACTGAAGAACCTTCTCGATATGATGCGTCTTGAAGCGGGAGCCGTACAGCTCAGCAAAGAGTGGCATTCTCTAGATGAGGTTGTCGGTGCAGCCTTGGCCAGACTGGAGGGACGGTTGCGCGAGCATATCGTCAACACGGCGTTTCCAGCCGATCTGCCGCTGGTGTTAGTCGATGGAGTGCTGCTGGAACAAGTGGTCATCAACCTGGTGGAGAATGCCGTGAAGTATGCGCCTTCGGGAGGCCCGATTGATCTGTCCGCATCAGCGAGCGATCGCGACGTGATCGTCGAGGTCGCAGATAGAGGACCGGGTATTCCAGTTGGGGATGAGTCCCGTATCTTTGATAAATTCTATCGCGGTAGTCTTGCGCGAGAGGGAGGGGTTGGGCTCGGGTTGACGATTTGTCGCGGTATCATGGAAGCGCATGGCGGCCGTATTTGGGCTGAGAATCGCTCCGGTGGGGGCGCCCTCTTTCGCTTCTCGATCCCGTTGCCGGATCAGCAGCCGTTTCTGGAGGCGGAGACTCAACAAGGCCAATCATTTTCCATCGAAGAGCAGTGATCAAGACCGTATTGCCATATGTCACAGGAAGCCACGATACTCCTCATTGAAGATGAACCGGAGATTTGCCGCTTCCTGCGGACGACACTACCTGTCCATGGCTTTCGATTGTACGAGGCGACGACGGGGCGGGATGGTCTTGCCGAAGCTCAAGCAAGAAATCCTGACCTTATTCTGCTGGATCTCGGTTTGCCAGATCTAGAGGGGAGCGAGGTCATTCGGCAGGTGCGGGAATGGACCACCACCCCCATCATCGTGCTTTCGGCTCGAGACCAGGAACAGGTCAAAGTAGCGGCACTCGACCTCGGTGCCGACGATTATGTGACAAAGCCGTTCGGGGTCAACGAACTCCTTGCACGGATGCGAGCGGCGCTTCGTCATGCGTCCCGACCTGCTGATGGCGGCGAATCGGTGTTTACGCTGGGTGATCTTGGCGATCTTAAGGTGGATCTCGGACGGCGGCAGGTGTTTGTCTCAGGGAAGGAAATTCATCTTACACCGATCGAGTATAAACTGCTCACAACGTTGATCCGGTATGCCGGCAAAGTGCTGACTCACCGTCAGCTGCTAAAAGAGGTCTGGGGACCGCTCCATATAGAGGAAGGCCATTATTTACGGGTCTATATGCGTCAATTGAGAAACAAACTGGAGAAAAACCCCGCTCATCCCCGCTATCTTGTGACAGAACTGGGAGTTGGATATCGACTCCGGACAGAATAATCTACTCCTGTCTTTATGCCGCACTCACTGTCACGGCATTGGTTTTTATCCCGTTTTGATATCTGACGAAGTATAGTTTGTAAGTGAGAGTTGGCTCTCAGCAGTGGGGAAACTGCATTGATACGAGCGGGCATTGCGCATCCGTCAACGATCAATATGATGACCAGGAATCATGGGCGCAGTTGGCGCAGAAACATCAGTTTGCTAGTGATTCTATGGGGGATCATTGCGACGGTTTCCGTATGCGAGGCTCAAGACCTCAGTCAACGATCAGAAGAGAAAGCGGCACCTATGCCCGCAGCTGCCTTCATGGGCTCCATCGCAACCGATTGGCACTATGGCGGGTACGTGGATGTTGGGTATATCGGAAATTTCAACTTTCCCGATAACCAACTCTGGCGCAATCGTGCCACAGCTGCGCATCACAATCAGCTCTCTCCGAACATGGGGTTGGCCTATGTGCGCAAGGATGCCAAAGAATCTTCACGCTGGGGTATGGAACTTGGCCTCCAAGGCGGGCGGGATTCGGAAGAGTTCGCATTCTTGGTGGGGGAGAGACGAGTTGATGGGTCGGATGTGCTTCGACACATTCATCGCGCAAATATGTCGTACCTAGCTCCGGTCGGCAACGGGCTGACGATCACCGCCGGTCTGTTCAACAGTCTGATGGGGTACGAGTCCCTCTATGCCAAAGACAACGCCAATTACACGAGATCGTGGATTGCGGACAACACGCCCTACATGATGTTTGGGGTGAATGCGCAGTATCCTCTCAACGACAATCTCACCGTCACCGCCTTCGTCGTGAATAGCTACTATCATCTGGCGCATCCGAATGATCTCCCAAGCTATGGGGGGAGATGGGTTTGGAAAGCTACGCCACGGGTCACATTGACCCAAACCCTCTACGCAGGACCGGATCAAACGGATACCTCTCTGGAGTTTTGGCGTCTGTATGGAAATCACATTCTGGAATGGAGAGGGGACGATGTGACGGTTGCGGCATCCTTCGATATTGGAACTGAAAGCATTGCCATTCAGCCAGGTCGCCCACGAACCTTTGTCATGGGAGGCAACATGGTTGTCAGGTGGCATATCACCGGGCCGTGGTCTGTGATATTGCGACCCGAGTTCTACTGGGATCGGAACGGTCGGTGGAGTGGTTCAGAGCAGTTCGTGAAGGCGATCACTTCTACCGTCGAGTACAAGCTCCCATATAAATGGACCAACATGGTGGTGCGAGCAGAACATCGTTACGATGACTCAACTGGGGCAGGAGGCGGGTTTTTCAAGAATGGGGGGATCCGTCCCGACGTCGTTGGCCTTGCGCGTGAGCAGCATCTGCTTTTGTTGGGAGTCCTTGTCAGCTTCGACTCACCGTGAGTGGGGAGCAGGAGGAGGGAGCTCTTGTATCCAGTGTGGGAACCGATCGACGATGCGTTGGCCGAGTGCTTGGATGGCGTGTCGCTTCGCCTCTTGTAGCGCGGCGATATCTTCAACTAAGACAGCCGATCCGACCAGCTTCGATGTTCCTTCAACTGTCTGCATCGGTGCGTGCCATTCTGAGCGCACAGCCCACACGTCGCCGGTGATCATGACGAGCGTGTCGCTTTCGGTACCAGGGGCGAGATAGGCGCCGATTACGGTCGGATACAACCAGGCAAAGCGGTTGTTGTATCGATCGACGGCTGCAACTCCGTTGACGATCAAAACCACATCTACTCCATATCGAGCACCAGCCTGGCGGATTCTGCGGATATCTTCACCTCGCAGAGTGGCATCCATCAGCACAAATGCATCCTGGAGGACATGCGCATCTTGTAGTGGAGCCAGCTCGCGGAGTAGTTGGTCTCTATCCCTCGCTGGCCATTCTACCGCTCGGACGGACTGCCTGTGCGGAAAGTCGTGATGTACAAAAAAGACACCGAGCCGAACGGGTGTGGAAAGGTGAACGCCCTGGCTCGTGACGGGCTGACTTTCAGGGATTGGGACAGGCTCGACATGAAGGACTTCGTTCATCACCGTCCGATCGAACCCTTGGCTGCTCGCACAGCCGGTTACTAACAGGAATATCAGCAACCAGACAGTCTTTGACTCTTGCATCAGAGGTTTCTCATGCCTTTCGTTAGGAGGAAAGATGGATATCCCTATTGTGATGCTTGGCAATATCCCCAAAGTCCCAACCTTCAACGCGTAGACTTCCAATCCGCTGTATCTGAAGGGGACCTTATTCCACAATTGGAAGAATGCGATCGGCAACTGCCTGTACCACACGTTCTTGTTCGGTCGCCGCTTTCAACCCTTTGAAACTGAGATAGTGTCCCCCGTGACTCGGTGCCTGAATCGTGGCGCTGACTTCGACACGATCTCCATCCTCGACTTCCGGATCGCGGACAACTGGTCTACCACAAATGCCTAACACGGCCACTGGAATCGTCGCCTCATCGTCCTCAAGACGGAACAAGTACGCACCATAACAATTGTCCCCATTGGCAATTGGGTAGGGCTCCAGGGGCCGTACATCCCGTGCAATGCCTCGCAAGATGACATGCCGAAGGTGATAGGCCCGCGGTTCTTCGAGTATGGCTTGTATGCTGGTCGGTTCCTCTGCCCATACCGGTATCGGTGTGTCTGCTCCTAGAAGTGTGAGCAGCGCAATGACGAGAGGAGCGATGATCCGTGCCGAAATGGTCATGCTGGGTGAAAGGCATTTTATCATCATTTTGAGTTTGGAACTCGGGGCTGCTTTCTCTTGCGAGGCATGATCGCTATAATTCCCCGTCTTTTTGTTAAGGAGGAGCACTCGCTATGGTGAATGAGCGGCAACTGAGGATGTTTGTGAAGGAATCACGGCCAAGGTTTGAGGATCTCTTGGGGCAGATGGTGGAGGTGCCGTCGATCAGTATGGATTCATCCCGCGCGGGCGATATGCGACGTATGGCTGACCTTGCGAAGCAGTATTTGGTCGGGATGAATGCCAAGGTTCACGTGGTAGAGACCGGTGGGTACCCCATCGTCTCCGGCGGGTGGATGGCAGGGCCTGAGTATCCGACCGTCACAATCTACAATCATCTGGACGTGCAGCCGGCGCAGGAGCCGGAATGGAGGCAGGCGCCGTTTGCCTTTAGGAATGAACGGGGGATCTATCGAGGGCGAGGAGCGACCGATGACAAGGGCCCAGCTCTCACGGCGATGTTTGGCGCTCAATATGCGATCGAGCAAGGTTGGCCAATCAACATCCGATTCTTGTGGGAACTCGAAGAAGAGATCGGAAGCCCACATTTTGCTGCAGGACTTAAGGATCGCACGGCTGTTCCACGCCCCGATTCCGTGGTTGTCTCAGATACGATCTGGATTGCCAAGGGGCGGCCTGCGGTGCCATACGGCTTGCGCGGCCTGCTCGGCGCACGTCTGATCCTGCGCACGGGGGAGAACGACGCACATTCGGGTGTGACTGGAGGGGCCGCACGTAACCCGCTGGCCGAGTTGATAGAGGTGGCGAACAGCTGTGTTGAGGCGAAGACCGGCAGAGTAAAAATTCCTGGTTTCTATGACGATATGGTCCCGCCCACGACCACTGAGATGAAGGATTTCCTGAAGTCCGGTTTTGAAGTAGAGCGATTCAAGAAAGCCTATGGATTTCGATCGCTTCGCGTACAGGATCCCGCCGATGTCATGCGACGGATTTGGGCATCTCCGACCTTCGAAATCCATGGCCTCAGTGGGGGATACCATGGACAGGGAGTGAAGACGGTTGTGCCCGGTCATGCCGAGCTCAAGGTCAGTATGCGCCTTGTCCCAGGCCAAGTGCCGGAGAGAGTGTTTGCCCTGTTGAAGAAGCATGTGGCGAAGGTGAATCTGGATGTGAAGGTGGAGAAAGAGGGCATGCTCCATCCATTCAAGGGCAGTTTCGAAGGATCATATGTGGACTGTGTGAAACGTGCGGTAAAGGCAGGGTTTGGTAAGGATCCAGCATTTGTGCGAGAAGGAGGGTCAATCGGTGCGGTGGTTACCATGCAGAAAACCTGGAAGGTCCCCATCCTTTTCATAGGTTTGAGCCTACCTGAGCATGGATATCACGCTCCCAACGAATATTACGACTGGGGTCAGGCTTCAGGGGGGATGAAGACATTCGCTCATTACTTCTCAGAGCTAGCAAAGATAGGGAAGGTATAGGGTCTGTTTTTGACCAGGCGGTTTCAAGTTCCAAGTGCAACGGGTGAATGGGAGCGGAGTTCCGCATAGACCCTACGCGCAGTGGCGCCTTCATTCACCCGTTGCACTTGGAACTTGAAACCGCCCTGAGAAATCAGTACGTTGTTCGATGTATCACCTATTCCCTCATTATTCTCCCATTTCTGACTGACTGATTGACACTGGATGTGCAGTATTGATCCCGCGACTAAGCCTTTGGTTGGGTTTGACAAGAGCGCTCGCCAATGGGGTACACTGCTCTCCCTATAGCCCCCCCTTTTACTCCTATTGTCCAAGGAGGACTCGATGCGGAACAGCTTCTGGTTGAAGGTGCTCAGCGCAGCAAGTCTGATGCTCTTGTGCGTCACAAGTTGGGTCGGTGCCGAAGAGCCGGCTGGCGCCGTGAATGAGGCGCGCTTGGTCGCGCAATATAACTATTCAATTCACATCCTGGCCATGCTGGTCGTCGGGTTCGGCTTTCTCATGGTCTTCGTCCGACGATATGGCTTCGGGGCCACGACCGGCACCTATCTCGTCGTCGCAACGGGGATACCGCTGTACATGTTGTTGCGCGCGAACGGAGTGGTGGGGCATTCGATACAGGCCCATTCGGTTGAAACGCTCATGTTGGCAGAATTTTCAGTAGCGACGGCGTTGATCGCGATGGGGGCGGTGCTTGGACGCTTGCGGGTGTTTCAGTACGCGTTACTCACGTTGTTGTTAGTGCCTCTCTATGCGCTGAACGAATATTTGGTGTTGGACAATGGTTCGGGGCTGACCAAAGGGTTTCAGGACTCAGCTGGATCGATTGTCATCCACGCATTCGGTGCCTATTTCGGATTGGCTGCGTCTCTGGTACTGACGACGGCGCAGCAGCGGAGTCAACCGATCGAATCCGATCCGACGTCTGATCGGTTCGCGATGCTCGGGTCCATGGTGCTGTGGCTGTTTTGGCCGAGTTTTGCGACCGCAATTGTGCCGTTCGAGCAAATGCCTCAAACGGTCGTGAATACGATTCTGGCATTGAGCGGGGCGACGCTCTCGACCTATTTCCTCAGCACACGTTTTCATCATGGAAAGACCTCGATGGTGGATATGGCTAATGCCGCATTGGCGGGTGGAGTCTCCATTGGCTCGACCTGTAACCTCGTGAGCCCCACAGGTGCGTTTGGGATCGGATTGCTCGCCGGTGCTTTGTCGGTCATTGGGTATGTGTTTATTCAGCCCATGCTTGAATCGAAGATCAAGCTTGTCGATACGTGTGGCGTCCACAATCTGCATGGGATGCCTGGGTTATTGGGTGGACTGATCGCAATTGTTGTGGTGCCTGGTGTCGCTGGGGTTCAACTCGTGGGCATCGCGATGACGCTTGCCACCGCAATCGTTGGAGGGGTCATCGCCGGTATGATCATCAAAGCCACAGGTACGACTGAACAGGCATATGAAGACTGCCATGAGTTTTCCCATGTGCCGGGGCCGGAGAGTGAACGACGGGTGGAGGAGCTGGCGCTTGGAGCCAAGGCCGATATCGACGCCCTGCAGAAAGAAATTCTTGCTCGGACTGCCGCTCGCACATGAGTGGTGGTGCATTCTGCAATTGTTTGTAAAGGATCTGATGGGAGGTCTGGCTAATCCAGATCTCCCATCATGTAGAGCTGTTTGCATAGGCTCAGCACCCAGCACCAACGCGCAGTCCAGTCGAATGCTGAACCAAGAGGGTATTGGCTTGTCGCCTTTATTGAGTAGGCTCTAGTTCGAGCAAGGTTTGTGTGGTGCGCCCGACAGGACTTGAACCTGTAACCTTCTGATCCGTAGTCAGATGCTCTATCCATTGAGCTACGGGCGCATCTGTATTTTCCGCTGAGGTGTAGGTCCTGAGGTAAAGGGATCGCTTGACGACGAATAGGTAGAGGATGCTGTCTCGTCTCAGCGCTTTTGTCTCAGCACGTACCGGTGTCAGTGGTTATACAGTTCTCAGTGAGAAGGGGTCAAGAGACGAACGCGAGAAAGTCTGGATTCGAGGTCCGGGGAAAGGTGGTTAAGGGATGGTCTTTCGCACTTCGTTTGAGAACGAACTTTCGGCACCATCCATATTGTATGTGGTGACTGTGAAGAAATAGGTGGTGCCGGATGCAAGGCCAGGCACAGTGTAGCTCGTGACATTCATGGGAACGGTCGCTATCGGTTCTCCATACGCACCTGGCGCTGTTGCCTGATAGATCTTGTATCCTACAAGATCTGATCCCTCACTAGCCTCCCACAAAAGCGTGGCTGTTCCACTGGGTACGGTCTGGTTGAATAAGGCGCATGCTGTTGTCACGAGCAAGAATGCACATAGCTGGAATGCAAGATAATGACGGATCATCGATCTGGTGAGGCTCATAAGACGCCTACGTCCAACTCCTGTGCCGAGGGATTCAGTTTGGTGAGCCATGGGAGGAACATATTTGCACGGATCTTGGCACCAGAAATATTCTTACAGAAGCGCATGGACATATCAAGGATGAAGGTTGACCGTCTGTGGCGATCAGCAGGAGGGTAGGGGATTCTGTTCTGGAGAAATGAAAACACTGGGGGATTTCTCTTCTTCTAGAGAAAGCCCCCAGCCTCGTTCCAGCAAGCTAGAACTTACTTACCGCCCTTTTCATCCTTCTTCTCGCCGAAGGTGTCGGCATGGCCGCCCTTCTTCTCTTCCTTCTTCTCGCCGAAAGTCTCGTCGACCTTGCCATCCTTTTTCTTCTCTTCAGCAGACACCACCACGTGGCCGCCCTTCTTCTCTTCTTTCTTCTCGCCGGCGAACGCTGGTGCGCTGAACGTGACTGCCACTGCTACTGCCATGATTGCCATCAACATGCTCTTCATTATAAGAACCCCCTAAAATAAGAAGTTAAAAAAATGTGTGCCACTCACTTGGCACTTACCGAGATACTCAGCAAAGGTAGTGCCATTCCGTCCTATTAGTAAGATGAGACAAAGACCATCAGGTAATCAGTAGGTTACGAAATTCCTCTCATGAAGCTGTGAATGGTTTATCCTACATGATGCCGTAGCGGAATAGTTTGTATACGACTAAACTGCCTCACTCCGCTCGCGACCATGTATGATGGGCTGCGCGTTTCGTGAGTTCTCATTGTCAGAGGAGTAACTTGAGGAGGACGAGGTGTTCGAGGGAACAAGTGTAAGAATTCGAGATTCCAGGAACAAGGTTGTCGACTAGCACAGAGCAGAGCGTTTGTTTTTCGCGTAGACTAACCCTTCCTCCAGCGTTGCGAAGACTCCATCAAGCTGAGCCTCATAACAGTCATCAAGCAGTCGGCCCATGTCAGGACCAGGCTGGATTCCACATTCCAACAAGTGACGGCCCATGATAAGGGGAGAAGGCGTCTGACGGTCCACTTCCAGCTGGCGTGCTCGGGCCAATAGCCACTCACCGGCGGGAAATCCATCAAACTGTTTCGGCGGCCGTCCTGCATGGTCAGCCCGCGCCACGCGCACCAATCGGTCTATGCGCTGGACTTGCCTTGCCAATCGGCGGACTGCGCTGTCCGAAGCGTTGGCGTCATGCAGGGCACGAGGACGAAGATGGCACAATACCAGAGGGACCACCTCATCGATCAGGCTGTGCTGGTTGGTCAGTCGCTCAAGAAAACGTTGTGTCGGGCCTGCCCCTTCCGATTCATGCCCTCGCGAGGTGACGTGTCCATATTCTTCTTTGGTCGTGGCCGGTTTGCCGAAGTCGTGGCAGAGGACACCCAACCCAACGGCCAGGTCATCCGGCTCATCACCGGTGCGCTCGGCAGCGAACCAGTCCAGGCAGTGGAGTGTGTGGATCCAGACGTCGCCTTCCGGGTGCCAGGTGGGATCTTGTAGACAGCCTTCAAGGGCTGCGAGCTCCGGATAGAAACGGAGCCAGCCGCAGTGACGTAAGAACTGCAATCCCAGCGATGGCTTGCGTCCTTGCAGGAGCAGCTTCTTCCATTCTTCCCAGAGACGTTCGCTTGGCTGACTTTCCTGCGAGAGTGTCCGGCACAGGGCCACTGTTTCCGGCGCGACCGTGAGTTCAAAGCGGGCAGCCAGCTGCATGCCACGCAAGACACGCAGAGGATCTTCTGCGAATCGGCTCGACGCGTGGCGCAAGATCCGTGCATGGAGGTCGCCGCGACCGTTGAAGGGATCGCGAAGCTCCATGGTGTCCGGATCCCAGGCCATTGCGTTGATGGTGAAGTCTCGTCGTGCCAGCGCCTCATCAATCGGCATGTTGGGGTCGGCTTGTCTCAGCAAGCCAGGGAGGGAGGTGTCGTCAGTGCGCATGCGGGAGGGAATGGACAGATCGACCGGTAGGCCTTGCAGCTTGAAGACCGCAAATGCTTTCCCGACGAATTGCACGGAGAAGTATTCGGCCAGCAATGCATGAACTTGACCGGGCGGCACACCCGTCACTTCAAGGTCCAAATCCCGTGGCTGCTGACCTAGCAGGAGATCCCGGATCGAGCCGCCGACTAGCCATGTTCTCCCACCGGCGCGGCGAACTAGTTGCTCAATCTTACGCAGTGCTTCCGCAAGCGTGGGATCTTCGATGCGAAAGCGGGCCGGCACTTAGATTTCTGCTTCGCGGAGGAACGTCGCGGCTTCCTCCGGTGATACCGGATTGATGTAGAAGCCGGTGCCCCATTCGAAGCCGGCCACTTGCGTCAGCTTCGGGATAATCTCCAGGTGCCAATGGTAGTACTCGCCGGTTTTCTCATGAAGGGGAGAACTGTGGAGGATGAAGTTGTATGAGGGGCGAGCCAGCACTTTGTCCATACGGCGCAGTGACTCCGAAAGGATCGGGGCCAGAAACTCGAACTGGGATTTCTGACTTTCCTCAAAATATGCCGCGTGGCGCTTGGGGAGGATCCACATTTCGAACGGAAACCGAGGCGCAAAGGGTGTGACGCAGAGGAACTCTGGGTTCTCGGCGACGATGCGATCTCCTTCCGAAAGATCCTGCCGGAGGATATCGCAATAGATGCAACGCTCTTTCTGCTGATAGTGCGTGCGGCATCCGTCCAACTCCTCCTGCACGTTGGTCGGGACGATCGGCAGGGCGATGAGTTGAGAATGGCTGTGTTCCAGAGTGGCGCCGGCGGACGCGCCGTGGTTCTTGAAAATGAGAATGTAGCGGAATCGAATGTCTTTTCGGAGATCAATCATTCGGTCACGATAGGCCCATAGCACGTCCTCGATCTTCTTGATCGGAAGATCGGCAAGGCCTTCAACATGGTTAGGGGTTTCAATGATGACCTCGTGCGCTCCCACGCCGTTCATACGGTCGTAGAGCCCGACTCCTTCGCGCCCCATGTCACCTTCAACTTGCAGCGCAGGAAATTTATTCGGGACGACGCGTACGGTCCAATTGGGAGAATTGGGTCCACCCGGCTGCGGCCGATAGGCCATGATTTCTTTCGGCGTGAGCCGTTCCTGTCCAGGGCAAAACGGACAGAGGGTCGTCGAAACCGGTCGGGCCGGTTGGAGGTTGATAAAGTCATGTGGGCGCCCTCTGCGCTCAGTGGAAATAATCACCCAGCGGCCCACAATGGGGTCACGTCTTAGATCTGGCATCTCTTCTCCTCCTACTATCACAACCCTTTACGATGATCATACTCTCCACAGTTCGGCCTCAAATTCAGGTCCAGGTACGGTCAGGACGGCCGGATGATGGCCAGGATAGCGAGCGACTTCGAGGCCGTGTTCTCGCACGATGATCGACATCTGGATCGTATGTCCTTGTTCCAGACACAGCTCTTTCCAAGGGACGGCCAACTCCAGAATGGTGTGGGCCTTGATTGACTGATAGGAGCCGATCTCTTGCCAGGCATCTGCCTGGGTTTGGCGAGACAAGAGAAAAGCCTCCGGGCCTGGCGAGGTCAGCGCAAATGTCAGCCGAAAAGTACATTGAGGCCCTTGCAACCGAATATCAACGTCGAGGCCCTGTCGTGTCGTACTCGTTTCGTCTGGGTCGAATCTCATCACGAGCTGACCTGAGGTCCAACCGAATTGAATCGCCGTGAAGAGTCCATCGGCTTTCCACATGGCTCCAAGCGGGGGCTGGGTGTTAATGTTTCCGGCGCCACGCCATTCGAAAAAGTCGGTCACGATGCCGTCGATTGTGGGATTCAACAGGACGAGCGGCTGTTGGACCGAATCGGATTCTGAGGCGATGGCCCTCGTGCAGATCGGAGTATTCAGTTGATCGGGGGGCGGGATGCCCATATGCGTCCAGACATTCCGAAGATGGGTGCGGAAGAGGCGGTCAAATTCAGGCTTGAAATCGGTATCGAAATCATCGCCGTACCACCAGAACCAGTCGCTCCCTTCGGCGGCGTAGAGTTCTTGCCATGCCGCGTGTGCACGGTCAGGTGGAAGACTTTGTGCGAGATTCACCAGTTGTGTACGAGTGTGACCGAGGAGATCCCACCCGCGATTGTCTTCGTAGTGCCCGATCCAGATCTTGTAGTCGGAATTGATCCAGGATCCTGAATGGAGGCAGGGGAGTTGTTGTGCGGGTTGCACGGCAGCCATCGCATCCGACATGGTGGAGGCCTGGACCAGGACCTGTCCGTCGTGATCCAGTTCGTGGTTGGTGAAGGCTTCGTACAGGAGAGACAGGAACTGTTCCCCGCCGTCGTGATAGTGTTCCCATGGATTTTCACCGTCCAAGATGATGGGGATGATGATCTTCTCTTGCGGTGCATCGTGGACAATGCCCCGCAGACGCCGCAGGACATCCTCAGCGGCGGATTCGGGCGTCGTCTTGTGGTAGACGAATCCGAATGCGTCTGAGATTTCGCGGTCGCGAAACAGTACGGTCAACGCATGTTCGGGTTCACCGATGCGATAGGGTTGATAGAGCGCGGACTGCCGATGCCATGGGCGACCGCACATTCCCAGGGAGCGTGCGAGGATGCCCTCGTCCGTGGCAAACCAGCGAAGGCCGGTCTGATGGATCAGCGGAAGCATCTCTGGACACACCGATCCCTCTGATGGCCACAAGCCGGTCGGAGCCCGACCGAATGTGGACTGATGAAATTCGACGGCTTGTTGAAGTTGTGCTGCCGCGTCCTCCAGCGCATGGAAACGAGCAGGCAAGGGAAGGTCAGGCCTGGCCCGCCGGTTGATCTCGGTGTCGATCACCAGAGGCAGAATCGGGTGGTAGAAGGGAGTCGTCGTCAGTTCGACTTGCTCTCGCTCCATGAGTCGCCGGTATAGCGGAATAATGTCTTGTATGGCTCTCCGCTGCAACGCCAATACTTCCTGCTTGTCCTCCTCGGTGAAGCTGCGATTTTTCTGGCGCAGCGCAGCCAGACGAGGATATTGTTGAACGGTGCCATATCCGAACCAGGCAAGGTTGTGCCAGACTTGGAGGTCTAGCAGCTCTTGTGTGGAGAATTGACGGGCGACGCGGTGGAGATCATGCCCCGGGACGTCCAGTCCACGTTTCACCAGCAACTCATGGTATCGTGGATAGGGGCGCACCATGGTCGCCCAGTTGGCTGAAAAGAAATGACGGACCAGGAAGGCCTTTTCTTCAAGGGTGAGGCTGGCCGCTGGGCGTTGTGCATGTTCGAGAAACAGATCGAGGATCTTCCCGCTACCGATCTCTTGTAACTGCAAGAGGAGAGACGGCGTAAAATTGAACGTGGCGCGTACACCGGGGAATTTCTCCAACAGATAGGCCATATCGTAATAGGCCTTGGTCGCATGCAGGCGCACCCATGGCATACTGGCCGATCCGGCCACCGGATCGGTGTAATAGGGCTGGTGCATATGCCACAGAAAACATACGTGGATATGCTTCATTGATGCCGATCCCCTTTCATCTTGGCGAGTATGTCATAGGGGGTATGAGCATGCAATCCGCAGGCAGATTTTTGATGGAACATCGTACGAGGAGTTGAGATGGTGACTTTTCTTCGATATTGGGGGCCGGTGTGCGGCTATGCCGGGCTCATTTTTTATTTATCCGCGCAGTCGCATCCGGAAGAGCATGTGCCG contains:
- the galT gene encoding galactose-1-phosphate uridylyltransferase encodes the protein MPDLRRDPIVGRWVIISTERRGRPHDFINLQPARPVSTTLCPFCPGQERLTPKEIMAYRPQPGGPNSPNWTVRVVPNKFPALQVEGDMGREGVGLYDRMNGVGAHEVIIETPNHVEGLADLPIKKIEDVLWAYRDRMIDLRKDIRFRYILIFKNHGASAGATLEHSHSQLIALPIVPTNVQEELDGCRTHYQQKERCIYCDILRQDLSEGDRIVAENPEFLCVTPFAPRFPFEMWILPKRHAAYFEESQKSQFEFLAPILSESLRRMDKVLARPSYNFILHSSPLHEKTGEYYHWHLEIIPKLTQVAGFEWGTGFYINPVSPEEAATFLREAEI
- a CDS encoding glycoside hydrolase, whose product is MKHIHVCFLWHMHQPYYTDPVAGSASMPWVRLHATKAYYDMAYLLEKFPGVRATFNFTPSLLLQLQEIGSGKILDLFLEHAQRPAASLTLEEKAFLVRHFFSANWATMVRPYPRYHELLVKRGLDVPGHDLHRVARQFSTQELLDLQVWHNLAWFGYGTVQQYPRLAALRQKNRSFTEEDKQEVLALQRRAIQDIIPLYRRLMEREQVELTTTPFYHPILPLVIDTEINRRARPDLPLPARFHALEDAAAQLQQAVEFHQSTFGRAPTGLWPSEGSVCPEMLPLIHQTGLRWFATDEGILARSLGMCGRPWHRQSALYQPYRIGEPEHALTVLFRDREISDAFGFVYHKTTPESAAEDVLRRLRGIVHDAPQEKIIIPIILDGENPWEHYHDGGEQFLSLLYEAFTNHELDHDGQVLVQASTMSDAMAAVQPAQQLPCLHSGSWINSDYKIWIGHYEDNRGWDLLGHTRTQLVNLAQSLPPDRAHAAWQELYAAEGSDWFWWYGDDFDTDFKPEFDRLFRTHLRNVWTHMGIPPPDQLNTPICTRAIASESDSVQQPLVLLNPTIDGIVTDFFEWRGAGNINTQPPLGAMWKADGLFTAIQFGWTSGQLVMRFDPDETSTTRQGLDVDIRLQGPQCTFRLTFALTSPGPEAFLLSRQTQADAWQEIGSYQSIKAHTILELAVPWKELCLEQGHTIQMSIIVREHGLEVARYPGHHPAVLTVPGPEFEAELWRV